The window GCAAGGTGATAAAATAATTAATGAAATGAGTGGATGAATGATGATGCTAGAAGAGTTAACTAGACGTTTTGAATCGGTAAAAAAGCGTAACCCATTACATGCCAATGAATTATTAGATTATCTGCAAAAAAGCTATATCTATGAAGAATTATCTATTGTAGAATACAAAAAATTCTTCTCGGAGCTTCACAAGCTTGAAGCGCAAAAGCCAGAGCAATTTGTTTTTTCAGCAGCCATGTAAGTAGGGAAAGTCTTCAATAATGCGATCCACGATATTCTATAGGTACAAAAAAGAGAGAAAGACATGTTCTTCCTCTCTTTTATTA of the Bacillus tuaregi genome contains:
- the yppF gene encoding YppF family protein, whose protein sequence is MMMLEELTRRFESVKKRNPLHANELLDYLQKSYIYEELSIVEYKKFFSELHKLEAQKPEQFVFSAAM